In one Dunckerocampus dactyliophorus isolate RoL2022-P2 chromosome 9, RoL_Ddac_1.1, whole genome shotgun sequence genomic region, the following are encoded:
- the LOC129187847 gene encoding coxsackievirus and adenovirus receptor homolog: MTSPLCSFVLVLIFCALETSSTKSFYAAEGSDVTLPCNHTYDRTYAREQFSIKWFVFKSSYQLIAYHNDMYDSLIDRVRYTSTDPRSGDASITISNLRLSDTGTYYCNLIVISETYAQKIDLKVTKKPSKPECSVEWEFAEVYGARLKCRSSHDTLTLTYSWTKMDGNKMLPPQANVDATMGHLFVDTITEDDCGTYLCTVESLVGTQHCDVLLECPQPPLPPPPPITSEKVQPTAPPSATSDGGIVPVVAVTSVMLVLGVGALAAIWYWCRRNSVDLVFNQTVEEVPMSSMERRGTVSTGRSDGKKYEIMAKVVLDLFRVCVLLEREDNPSVISCSERILYF, translated from the coding sequence ATGACGTCTCCGCTCTGCTCTTTTGTCCTGGTGCTGATCTTTTGTGCTCTCGAAACCAGCTCCACGAAGTCCTTTTACGCAGCCGAAGGATCAGACGTGACTCTTCCCTGCAACCACACATATGACCGTACATATGCCCGTGAGCAATTCTCCATTAAGTGGTTTGTGTTCAAGTCAAGCTATCAGTTAATAGCATATCACAATGATATGTACGATTCACTGATTGACAGGGTCCGCTACACGTCTACCGACCCCCGAAGCGGAGATGCTTCCATAACCATCAGCAACCTGCGTCTCTCAGACACGGGGACCTATTATTGCAATTTGATTGTTATTTCCGAAACATACGCACAGAAAATTGACTTGAAAGTCACAAAGAAACCAAGCAAGCCAGAGTGTAGCGTGGAATGGGAGTTTGCAGAGGTTTATGGTGCGAGGCTCAAATGCAGATCCTCACATGACACCCTCACACTGACGTACAGCTGGACAAAGATGGACGGAAACAAGATGTTGCCTCCTCAGGCCAATGTGGATGCCACAATGGGCCACTTGTTTGTAGACACGATCACAGAGGACGACTGTGGAACATATCTCTGTACGGTGGAAAGTCTGGTTGGTACCCAACACTGTGACGTCCTACTTGAGTGTCCAcaaccaccactaccaccaccacccccaatTACAAGCGAAAAAGTTCAACCCACGGCGCCACCATCAGCCACGAGCGATGGAGGTATAGTTCCAGTCGTGGCCGTGACGTCCGTCATGCTTGTGCTGGGTGTCGGTGCTCTCGCCGCCATCTGGTACTGGTGCAGAAGAAACAGTGTTGACCTAGTTTTTAATCAAACAGTGGAAGAGGTGCCTATGTCGTCAATGGAGAGGAGGGGAACGGTCTCGACTGGCAGAAGcgatggaaaaaaatatgaaataatggcCAAAGTTGTTTTGGATTTATTTAGGGTTTGTGTGTTGCTGGAAAGAGAAGACAATCCATCCGTCATCTCCTGTTCAGAGAGAATCTTGTATTTTTAA
- the LOC129187867 gene encoding coxsackievirus and adenovirus receptor homolog, translating to MRPAFCSFVLVLTFCTLKANSQTSYYAAVGSNITLPCKHTYPTDNGHYQITWFVKVNSQDFRITFWHCGVFYEPLKGRVHHMPHSFQTSHCKGDASITISNLRLSDTGTYTCLLINYEIGEERKMNLTVMEKPIEPVCGVEGEPAKGHGVTLKCGSSHDTLQLTYSWTKMSGNKMLPPNASVNATLGDLFVDRITEDNCGRYLCTVESLVATQHCDVLLECPPPSAMSDGVPVPVVAVTTVVLVLGLVGALAIWYWRRSETVEEVPMLSMEGGDLETLPDSVTCEHPHTSGDTAENMK from the coding sequence ATGAGGCCTGCGTTCTGCTCTTTTGTCCTGGTGCTGACCTTTTGCACTCTCAAAGCCAACTCCCAGACGTCCTATTACGCAGCTGTAGGATCAAACATCACTCTTCCCTGCAAGCATACATATCCCACTGACAATGGACACTACCAGATTACCTGGTTTGTCAAGGTGAATTCACAAGACTTCCGTATTACATTTTGGCATTGTGGTGTTTTTTACGAACCACTGAAGGGCAGGGTCCACCACATGCCTCACAGCTTTCAGACCTCACACTGCAAAGGCGACGCTTCCATAACCATCAGCAACCTGCGTCTCTCAGACACGGGGACCTACACATGCCTCTTGATAAATTATGAAATAGGTGAGGAAAGGAAGATGAACCTGACAGTCATGGAGAAACCAATCGAGCCGGTTTGTGGTGTGGAAGGGGAGCCTGCAAAGGGTCATGGCGTGACACTCAAATGCGGATCCTCACATGACACACTCCAACTGACGTACAGCTGGACAAAGATGAGCGGAAACAAGATGTTGCCACCAAACGCCAGTGTGAATGCCACATTGGGTGACTTGTTTGTAGACAGGATCACAGAGGACAACTGTGGAAGATATCTCTGTACGGTGGAAAGTCTGGTTGCTACCCAACACTGTGACGTCCTACTTGAGTGTCCACCACCATCAGCCATGAGCGATGGAGTTCCAGTTCCAGTCGTGGCCGTGACGACCGTCGTGCTTGTGCTGGGTCTTGTCGGTGCTCTCGCCATCTGGTACTGGCGCAGAAGTGAAACAGTGGAGGAGGTGCCCATGTTGTCGATGGAGGGGGGAGACTTGGAAACACTTCCCGATAGTGTCACGTGTGAGCATCCTCACACTTCTGGCGATACtgctgaaaatatgaaataa